The Oenanthe melanoleuca isolate GR-GAL-2019-014 chromosome 1A, OMel1.0, whole genome shotgun sequence genome contains a region encoding:
- the IRF5 gene encoding interferon regulatory factor 5 yields MANQRLQGPSSVTAHPGIPAGHVSGKWELCRPGAVPRSRPTPTPGPACGSSGRGPGPSAASAFGPRCRPRAHAGDGAGGPRPPPESGTSRGDPGPARFLFRAPGSRVPPVSPGHGPPPPRRVRLKPWLVAQVSSRRFPGLHWLDPERRRFVIPWGHATRNPPGPQEHDTIFKAWAQETGRFRAGDPPDPPRWKATLRCALNKSREFRLLLDGPRGSPAQPFRIYELCEEPPGAADGGDEDDYGCSGEEDVSQLQKMTSLSIDDTQHGGDLLPPYPWPKEEPPPFVPFVPPPPALLPGEAGGTHGTPELLPTALAETGPPLGPPGPSATCPVAPTEHLIPDLLVSPHMLPLTDLELKFQYRGRQVSALTVSNPHGCRLFHSSLEPTREQEELFGPLTLEQVPFPSPDAIPNEKQRFYTHQLLDVLDRGLILELQGQDLFALRLCQCKVFWTGPCAAPQPGPNPIQRETRTKLFSLEGFLNGLIQFQKGQTPTPPPFEIFLCFGEEWPDQKPKEKKLITVQVVPVAARLLLEMFSGELSWSADSIPLQISHPDLKDRMVEQFKELHQLWQSHQRLPPAQPPPGPAAGPWGLPPGPLPH; encoded by the exons ATGGCCAATCAAAGGCTGCAGGGCCCCTCCAGTGTCACCGCCCACCCGGGGATCCCCGCGGGTCACGTGAGCGGGAAATGGGAGCTAT GCCGCCCCGGGGCGGTGCCGCGGTCTCGCCCCACGCCCACGCCCGGCCCCGCGTGCGGAAGCTccgggcgcggccccggcccgaGCGCAG CTTCTGCTTTCGGGCCGCGGTGCCGCCCCCGCGCCCACGCTGGAGACGGAGCTGGGGGGCCTCGCCCGCCCCCCGAAAGCGGAACCTCGCGGGGGgatcccggcccggcccggttcCTCTTTCGGGCCCCGGGGTCACGAGTGCCGCCGGTGTCCCCAGGCCAtggacccccccccccccggcGGGTGCGCCTCAAGCCCTGGCTGGTGGCCCAGGTGAGCAGCCGCCGCTTCCCGGGGCTCCACTGGCTCGACCCCGAGCGCCGCCGCTTCGTCATCCCCTGGGGACACGCCACCAGGAACCCCCCGGGACCCCAGGAGCACGACACCATCTTCAAG GCGTGGGCGCAGGAGACGGGCCGGTTCCGGGCCGGGGACCCCCCGGACCCCCCCCGCTGGAAGGCCACGCTGCGCTGCGCCCTCAACAAGAGCCGCGAGTTCCGGCTGCTGCTGGACGGGCCCCGCGGGTCCCCGGCGCAGCCCTTCCGCATCTACGAGCTCTGCGAGGAGCCCCCCGGGGCCGCAG ACGGGGGGGACGAGGATGACTATGGCTGCAGCGGGGAGGAAGATGTCAGCCAG ctgcagaagatGACATCCCTGAGCATCGATG ACACGCAGCACGGGGGGGACCTGCTGCCCCCCTATCCCTGGCCCAAGGAGGAGCCCCCCCCCTTTGTGCCCTTTGTGCCTCCCCCCCCGGctctgctcccgggggaggcGGGGGGCACCCATGGGACCCCCGAGCTGCTCCCCACTGCCCTCGCCGAGACGGGGCCCCCCCTGGGCCCCCCGGGACCCTCGGCCACCTGCCCGGTGGCACCGACGGAGCACCTGATCCCCGACCTGCTCGTCAGCCCCCACATGCTGCCAC TGACCGACCTGGAGCTGAAGTTCCAGTACCGGGGCCGGCAGGTGAGCGCCCTGACCGTCAGCAACCCGCACGGCTGCCGGCTGTtccacagcagcctggagcccacgcgggagcaggaggagctcttCGGGCCCCTGACGCTGGAGCAGGTGCCCTTCCCCTCTCCCGACGCCATTCCCAACGAGAAGCAGCGCTTCTACACCCACCAGCTGCTGGACGTGCTGGACCGAGGGCTCATCCTGGAGCTCCAGGGCCAGGATCTCTTCGCCCTGCGCCTCTGCCAGTGCAAGGTCTTCTGGACAGGGCCCTGTGCCgccccccagcccggccccaaCCCCATCCAGAGGGAGACAAGGACCAAGCTCTTCAGCCTCGAGGGCTTCCTCAACG GCCTCATCCAGTTCCAGAAGGGGCAGACCCCCACCCCGCCCCCCTTCGAGATCTTCCTCTGCTTCGGAGAGGAGTGGCCGGACCAGAAGCCCAAGGAGAAGAAGCTGATCACGGTGCAG GTGGTGCCGGTGGCCgcccggctgctgctggagatgttCTCCGGGGAGCTGTCCTGGTCGGCCGACAGCATCCCGCTGCAGATCTCGCACCCCGACCTCAAGGACAGGATGGTGGAGCAGTTCAAGgagctgcaccagctctggCAGAGCCACCAGCGGCTGCCGCCGGCGcagcccccgcccggccccgcggcagGACCCTGGGGGCTGCCCCCCGGCCCCCTGCCCCACTGA
- the CALU gene encoding calumenin — translation MRLALLLCLAVGALCGSAKPTERKERVVREAPLSAREHDDAQSFDYDHDAFLGADEAKSFDQLSPEESKERLGKIVGKIDEDGDGFVTVEELKAWIKFAQKRWIYEDVERQWKGHDLNEDGLVSWEEYKNATYGYILDDPDPDDGFNYKQMMVRDERRFKKADKDGDLAATKEEFTAFLHPEEYDYMKDIVVQETMEDIDKNGDGFIDLEEYIGDMYSQDGDADEPEWVKTEREQFVEFRDKNRDGKMDKEETKDWILPSDYDHAEAEARHLVYESDQDKDGKLTREEIVDKSDLFVGSQATDFGEALVRHDEF, via the exons ATGCGGTTGGcgctcctgctctgcctggccgTCGGGGCGCTCTGCGGCTCTGCCAAGCCCACGGAGCGCAAGGAGCGCGTGGTGCGCGAGGCGCCGCTCAGCGCCCGCGAGCACGACGACGCCCAGAGCTTCGACTACGACCACGACGCCTTCCTGGGCGCCGACGAGGCCAAGAGCTTCGACCAGCTCAGCCCCGAGGAGAGCAAGGAGCGCCTGGG GAAGATCGTAGGGAAGATAGATGAGGATGGGGACGGGTTTGTGACGGTGGAGGAGCTGAAGGCTTGGATCAAGTTTGCCCAGAAGCGCTGGATTTACGAGGACGTGGAGCGCCAGTGGAAGGGCCACGACCTCAATGAGGACGGGCTGGTTTCCTGGGAGGAGTACAAGAATGCCACCTATGGATACATCCTGG ATGACCCCGACCCTGACGACGGCTTCAACTACAAGCAGATGATGGTGCGGGACGAGCGGCGCTTCAAGAAGGCCGACAAGGACGGGGACCTGGCGGCCACCAAGGAGGAGTTCACGGCCTTCCTGCACCCCGAGGAGTACGACTACATGAAGGACATCGTGGTGCAG GAAACCATGGAGGACATTGACAAGAACGGCGATGGCTTCATTGACCTGGAGGAGTACATTG gtgACATGTACAGCCAGGACGGCGACGCCGACGAGCCCGAGTGGGTGAAGACGGAGCGGGAGCAGTTTGTGGAATTCCGGGACAAGAACCGGGACGGGAAGATGGACAAGGAGGAGACCAAGGACTGGATCCTGCCCTCGGACTACGACCACGCCGAGGCCGAGGCGCGGCACCTCGTCTATGAGTCCGACCAGGACAAG GACGGGAAGCTGACGCGGGAGGAGATCGTGGACAAGTCAGACCTGTTCGTGGGCAGCCAGGCCACGGACTTCGGGGAGGCGCTGGTGCGGCACGACGAGTTCTAG